From Cecembia calidifontis, one genomic window encodes:
- a CDS encoding SPOR domain-containing protein — translation MAEENKDKFSEQNESDYGFPFVEITPLKAKEKKSKPEITEKIEIKKSGEAEETTAKMEKQIVSHAPSEKRKRSQLPLQFSLVMLILIILSAMAYFLYFLPETELKSSSPSSLELVEKSVEVEEDDIVKEEDTLNAVEEPVNEAKDEDETIESIPQQVSPTFTKTGNVIKVTQRGTSVQYYLIVSSTPSEKVALEQAENLKQKNTDVWVIYPYGDNTNYRLSIGQFSTFGEASTAMEKSRAEFGESIWILKY, via the coding sequence ATGGCGGAAGAAAATAAGGACAAGTTCTCTGAACAAAACGAAAGCGATTACGGCTTTCCTTTTGTTGAAATTACGCCATTGAAGGCCAAAGAAAAAAAATCAAAGCCGGAAATCACTGAAAAAATCGAAATTAAGAAATCCGGAGAGGCAGAAGAAACAACTGCCAAAATGGAAAAGCAGATTGTTAGCCATGCTCCTTCAGAAAAAAGAAAAAGAAGCCAGCTTCCGTTGCAGTTTTCTTTGGTCATGTTGATTTTAATCATATTATCAGCAATGGCATACTTCTTGTATTTTTTACCTGAAACAGAATTGAAAAGCAGTTCCCCTTCCAGCCTTGAGTTGGTGGAGAAAAGTGTAGAAGTAGAGGAGGATGACATAGTGAAGGAAGAAGATACATTGAATGCTGTAGAGGAACCGGTCAATGAGGCTAAAGATGAAGATGAGACCATTGAAAGTATTCCGCAGCAAGTTTCACCAACTTTTACCAAAACAGGAAATGTAATCAAAGTTACCCAAAGGGGCACTTCTGTACAATATTATTTAATTGTATCAAGCACTCCTTCGGAAAAAGTCGCACTCGAACAAGCTGAAAACCTAAAACAAAAAAACACCGATGTTTGGGTAATTTATCCATACGGAGACAACACCAATTACCGTTTATCTATAGGCCAATTCTCTACTTTCGGCGAAGCTTCTACAGCTATGGAAAAAAGCAGGGCAGAGTTTGGTGAATCAATCTGGATTTTGAAATACTAA
- a CDS encoding TonB-dependent receptor, whose translation MVNLNKSWMRSAKFFLAIAFSGYQSALFAQQAGEVRDQEFIIRKDRVLTLPKQPRKFERVPVLPTPKSSSSFNYTVQPYFLSLPPEVIRPEAAQKQWPKNQEELFPSFVRLGFGNYTSPILEARYNHWEEEDYNFGVKVKHEGFYTGPVDGSNSAENFTQVKLDGSLFKDYFQLYGGLDYDRHQFKFYGYDPNNEFLADYIPNQNTLNNFKLRAGIQDIDKMDNFNYDAGLFVRTFNDQFEARENEFGIKAKGDFWFDDDLSTGIHMDMSLTSPKDEFYQDINRNYFRINPFVQYKKSGIYVKAGANIVFENDEALNKRSDFHLFPQVDAHYMLADQFGVYAGFEGDVIRKTYWDFIQENPFLGPSERLLNTIQNYKAKAGIKGVLNDELTYEAGLAFGKFTNMHFFINSPSDSLRFNLVYDDDTRVVNYNAKVGWHIDKTYRLIASANYYYYNTSTLGAAFMRPEWEVSINNNFMPVEQLLLQFNANLMGGIQGLVNFGPEETNLKQLPAILDLQLKADYQITDRFSAFAVGNNLLNRNNQRFLNYPVRGIQGILGLTFKF comes from the coding sequence ATGGTAAACTTAAACAAATCATGGATGCGTTCTGCCAAATTCTTTTTGGCAATAGCTTTCTCTGGATATCAATCGGCACTTTTTGCCCAACAGGCAGGTGAGGTTAGGGATCAGGAATTTATCATCCGGAAGGATAGGGTTTTAACATTGCCCAAACAGCCCAGGAAATTCGAAAGAGTTCCAGTATTGCCTACCCCTAAATCCAGTAGTTCTTTTAATTATACCGTTCAGCCCTATTTCCTTTCTCTTCCTCCTGAAGTGATTAGGCCTGAGGCTGCACAAAAGCAATGGCCCAAAAATCAAGAAGAACTGTTCCCTAGTTTTGTAAGGCTTGGATTTGGCAATTACACTTCTCCTATTTTGGAAGCCAGGTACAATCACTGGGAAGAAGAGGATTACAATTTTGGTGTTAAGGTAAAGCATGAAGGTTTTTACACAGGACCTGTTGACGGTAGCAATTCAGCAGAAAACTTTACCCAGGTAAAATTGGATGGTAGCCTTTTCAAAGATTATTTTCAACTGTATGGAGGGCTAGATTATGATAGGCATCAGTTCAAGTTTTACGGTTATGATCCTAACAATGAATTCTTGGCCGATTATATTCCTAACCAAAACACACTGAATAATTTCAAGCTACGTGCAGGAATACAGGACATTGATAAGATGGACAATTTCAATTATGATGCTGGATTGTTTGTAAGGACATTCAATGACCAATTTGAGGCAAGGGAGAACGAATTCGGCATAAAAGCAAAAGGGGACTTTTGGTTTGATGATGATTTGAGCACAGGAATCCACATGGATATGTCCCTGACTTCCCCCAAAGATGAATTTTACCAGGATATCAATAGAAATTATTTCCGGATCAATCCATTTGTCCAGTACAAAAAATCCGGAATTTATGTCAAAGCTGGAGCAAATATCGTCTTCGAAAATGATGAAGCTTTGAATAAAAGATCCGACTTCCATCTCTTTCCCCAAGTAGATGCCCACTATATGTTGGCAGATCAGTTTGGTGTTTATGCTGGATTTGAAGGGGATGTGATAAGAAAGACATATTGGGATTTCATCCAGGAAAACCCATTTTTAGGTCCAAGTGAAAGGTTATTGAACACCATTCAGAATTATAAAGCCAAAGCAGGAATCAAAGGGGTATTGAATGACGAACTGACTTATGAAGCAGGATTGGCATTTGGAAAGTTTACCAATATGCATTTCTTTATCAACAGTCCTTCCGATTCCCTGAGGTTCAACCTTGTTTATGATGATGATACAAGGGTTGTAAATTATAATGCAAAAGTAGGTTGGCATATTGATAAAACTTACCGTTTGATAGCCTCAGCTAATTATTATTACTATAACACCAGTACTTTGGGAGCAGCATTCATGCGTCCAGAGTGGGAGGTAAGTATCAATAACAACTTTATGCCCGTAGAACAATTGCTGCTCCAATTCAATGCAAATTTGATGGGAGGTATACAGGGTTTGGTTAACTTTGGGCCGGAGGAAACCAATCTCAAACAGTTGCCGGCTATTTTAGATTTGCAGCTTAAAGCAGATTATCAAATTACGGATAGGTTTTCTGCATTTGCAGTTGGTAATAACCTCTTGAATAGAAATAACCAGCGATTTCTGAATTACCCTGTGAGGGGAATCCAGGGAATTTTAGGTTTAACTTTCAAATTTTAA
- a CDS encoding tetratricopeptide repeat protein, translating into MKKSLYLLLLTGISITGYGQSSLYQTSKIKELDDNFELYQKNLFSASKYEFDNFRLKDLDEEPQVQADFLHAVSALKIDDPAASDLVYYFMRKNPDHPTTNQAAHLLGDFFFEKRNYRESIRAFQKVNLNKVDFEQGSEVNFKIGYGFFQLKDNNNALRYFNAVKLQPNQYKPDAHYYAGFIALEQGNFNQAIADFKEADKAAFYASKVPYMLAGAYYKQGQYDELINYAEPVLANRRNLDRREEIHLYLAEAYFEKRNFPKAAANYDAFVNARRGELTRAQIYKAGIAQFEIQNFQRATDYLKVSAVENDEIGQVSSYYLGHAYLKLNNIQFASNSFNAAFKSDANRSIKEDALINYAKVNLERGSFQDAVNALDTYLDNYPNGRYAREAESLLTDALINTNNYLRAIEHIEKMPRKSDRIREAYQKITFYQGIVYYRDKRYDLATTYFDKSLSTPVDRDLVVQVHFWKGENFAAKGDLNQAIRSYEAVQASRPRANDPFLIKSYYGLGYALFNSEQYARAEVQFRNYVDRLQGRPDKENYDEALIRLGDTYYVQKKFADAQNTFQRAIRERSDYIDYAYFRSGVVYNFQNRNSEAIQQMNMLINNYPNSLYLEDAIFQKAQINMEEMNYAEARDGFTRLINTRPNSPFIPFALEGRAVANFSLQNYNATIDDYKRILENHPNSNNAQTALVGLQEALALQGRSAEFSQYASRYRSANPDNRSLQNLEFESAKSLYFANSWEQSIRAFEEYLRNYPQASNRAEAVFFIAESHYRAGRKEKALDFFYQIDRERESPQRLRAVQRIAAIEMENKNFQKALPYLRESARNARNQIEEYEALNGLMQAHYQTTRFDSALFYADRVIALGSVTGDAIPEALLLKAKAYQRSNQVGRAEETLRDLINEYKSVQGAEGLFLLAESYHKRGSFSQSNDVIFDFSSPYSGYDYWYGRCFILLAENYLKLGEEFQAKATLESIVERSTNPEIKKMAQEKLSSIK; encoded by the coding sequence ATGAAAAAAAGCCTTTATCTGCTTTTGCTAACCGGCATCAGCATAACCGGATACGGACAGTCCAGTCTGTATCAAACAAGCAAAATCAAAGAGCTTGACGATAATTTTGAACTTTACCAAAAAAACCTTTTCAGCGCATCCAAGTATGAATTTGACAATTTCAGGTTAAAGGATTTGGATGAGGAACCCCAAGTGCAGGCCGACTTTCTCCATGCGGTTTCTGCACTTAAAATTGATGACCCCGCTGCATCAGATTTGGTGTATTATTTCATGAGAAAGAATCCTGATCACCCCACCACCAACCAGGCAGCACATTTATTGGGTGATTTCTTTTTTGAGAAAAGGAATTACAGGGAATCTATCCGGGCATTCCAAAAAGTGAACCTCAACAAGGTGGATTTTGAACAAGGATCGGAAGTTAACTTTAAGATCGGGTATGGTTTTTTCCAGTTAAAGGACAACAACAATGCGCTGCGGTATTTCAACGCAGTCAAGCTTCAACCTAACCAATACAAGCCCGATGCGCATTATTATGCGGGTTTTATTGCACTGGAACAGGGAAATTTCAATCAGGCCATTGCTGATTTTAAAGAAGCAGATAAGGCAGCTTTTTATGCCAGTAAGGTCCCTTATATGCTTGCCGGTGCCTATTATAAACAGGGCCAATATGATGAGTTGATTAATTATGCAGAGCCAGTTTTGGCCAACAGGAGAAACTTGGATAGGAGGGAAGAGATCCATCTCTATTTAGCCGAGGCTTATTTTGAAAAAAGAAATTTCCCAAAAGCTGCCGCTAACTATGATGCATTTGTAAATGCAAGAAGGGGGGAATTGACCAGGGCCCAAATTTACAAAGCAGGTATTGCCCAGTTTGAAATCCAAAATTTCCAGCGTGCCACAGATTACCTGAAAGTTTCTGCCGTCGAAAATGATGAAATAGGCCAAGTTTCCAGTTATTACCTTGGCCACGCTTACCTGAAATTGAACAATATTCAATTTGCATCCAATAGTTTCAATGCTGCCTTTAAAAGTGATGCCAACAGGTCCATCAAAGAAGATGCCTTGATCAATTATGCCAAAGTCAATCTGGAAAGGGGGAGTTTTCAGGATGCAGTGAATGCTCTGGATACTTATCTTGACAATTACCCCAATGGCAGGTATGCAAGGGAAGCTGAGAGCCTCCTAACCGATGCACTGATCAATACCAATAATTATCTAAGGGCTATTGAGCATATTGAAAAAATGCCAAGAAAGTCCGATCGGATTAGGGAGGCCTATCAAAAAATTACCTTTTACCAAGGCATAGTTTATTACCGAGACAAGCGCTATGATTTGGCTACAACTTATTTTGACAAGTCATTATCTACGCCTGTCGATAGAGATTTGGTAGTGCAGGTTCATTTCTGGAAAGGTGAAAACTTTGCGGCTAAGGGAGACCTCAATCAGGCCATCAGATCCTATGAAGCCGTTCAGGCAAGCAGGCCAAGAGCAAATGATCCTTTCCTGATCAAATCCTATTATGGATTGGGATATGCTTTGTTTAATTCCGAGCAATATGCAAGAGCTGAGGTTCAATTTAGAAATTATGTAGACCGATTACAGGGACGCCCCGATAAAGAGAATTATGACGAAGCGCTGATCAGATTGGGGGATACCTACTATGTCCAGAAAAAATTCGCCGATGCCCAGAATACTTTCCAAAGGGCCATCAGAGAAAGAAGTGATTATATCGATTATGCTTATTTCAGAAGCGGGGTAGTTTACAATTTCCAAAACCGCAACAGTGAAGCCATTCAGCAAATGAATATGCTGATCAATAATTATCCAAACAGCCTGTATCTGGAAGATGCCATTTTCCAAAAGGCCCAGATCAACATGGAGGAAATGAATTATGCTGAAGCAAGAGATGGCTTTACAAGGTTGATCAATACCCGTCCAAACAGTCCTTTTATTCCCTTTGCATTGGAAGGCAGGGCAGTGGCCAATTTCTCTTTGCAGAATTATAATGCTACCATTGATGATTATAAACGAATTCTGGAAAATCATCCCAATTCCAACAATGCCCAGACTGCCCTCGTAGGGCTTCAGGAGGCTTTGGCACTTCAGGGACGTTCAGCGGAATTTTCCCAATATGCATCACGATATAGAAGTGCCAACCCTGATAACAGAAGCCTTCAGAATCTTGAATTTGAGTCTGCGAAATCCCTTTATTTTGCCAATTCATGGGAACAGTCCATAAGGGCTTTTGAAGAATATCTGAGAAATTATCCACAAGCGTCCAATAGGGCAGAAGCTGTGTTTTTTATAGCGGAATCCCATTACAGGGCAGGAAGAAAAGAAAAGGCTTTGGATTTCTTTTACCAAATAGACAGGGAAAGGGAGTCACCTCAAAGACTGAGGGCCGTACAAAGGATTGCAGCCATAGAAATGGAGAATAAGAATTTCCAAAAAGCGCTGCCATATTTGAGAGAATCTGCTAGAAATGCCAGAAATCAAATTGAAGAATATGAGGCTTTGAACGGCCTGATGCAGGCACATTACCAAACCACAAGATTTGATTCAGCGCTGTTTTATGCTGATAGGGTAATTGCTTTGGGAAGTGTCACAGGAGATGCTATTCCGGAAGCACTTTTATTGAAAGCGAAAGCCTATCAAAGATCCAATCAGGTAGGTCGGGCTGAAGAGACACTGCGTGACCTGATCAACGAATATAAGTCCGTACAGGGAGCAGAAGGGCTATTCTTATTGGCAGAATCGTATCATAAGAGAGGAAGTTTCAGTCAAAGCAATGACGTTATTTTTGACTTTTCCAGCCCGTACAGCGGCTATGATTATTGGTACGGCAGGTGTTTCATCCTCCTGGCTGAGAATTACCTGAAGTTGGGAGAGGAGTTTCAGGCCAAAGCCACATTGGAATCCATTGTGGAAAGGTCAACTAACCCGGAAATCAAAAAAATGGCTCAGGAAAAATTATCAAGCATTAAATAA
- the holA gene encoding DNA polymerase III subunit delta, whose translation MASKVEDVLKDLKSGKYAPIYFLQGEEPFFIDQICNFIEKNAIAEHEKGFNQVVMYGKDAPMNVILSNARRFPMMAERQVVIVKEAQNIPSLGKEEVDALLISYLQNPLPSTILVFAHKYKKIDGRKPLTKELDKKAILVTSEKIKDFQLPAWIEAYVKSQGHHIDANTSSFLADSIGNNLEVISNELSKIFINFTEPTSITKDHIQKYVGINKEYNNFELLKAIGFRDVVKANKIIHYFSQNPKSNPLIPMIALIYNYFAKIALLHANKSMGDAELAKITGVNPYFLKEYKSASKNYHLGKVIDCFGYIQEADLRSKGVDSGGMDEAEILREMIFKIMH comes from the coding sequence ATGGCCAGTAAAGTAGAAGATGTATTAAAGGATCTCAAAAGCGGCAAGTACGCCCCGATTTATTTTTTACAGGGTGAAGAACCTTTTTTTATTGACCAGATCTGTAATTTCATCGAAAAAAATGCCATTGCCGAGCATGAAAAGGGATTCAATCAGGTCGTGATGTATGGCAAGGACGCCCCCATGAATGTGATTTTGAGTAATGCCAGAAGATTTCCCATGATGGCAGAAAGACAAGTGGTCATTGTCAAAGAAGCTCAGAATATCCCCAGCTTGGGCAAAGAGGAAGTCGATGCGCTACTGATAAGTTATCTTCAAAACCCTTTGCCAAGCACCATCCTTGTTTTTGCTCATAAATACAAAAAAATTGACGGAAGAAAGCCTTTGACTAAGGAGTTGGATAAAAAAGCCATCCTGGTCACTTCTGAGAAAATTAAGGATTTTCAGTTACCTGCCTGGATTGAAGCCTATGTGAAATCACAGGGCCATCATATTGATGCCAATACATCTTCCTTTTTGGCAGATAGTATAGGCAATAACCTGGAGGTTATATCTAACGAACTTTCCAAAATTTTTATCAATTTCACTGAACCCACCTCTATAACCAAAGACCATATCCAAAAATATGTGGGCATCAATAAAGAGTACAATAACTTTGAATTGCTCAAAGCTATTGGCTTTAGGGATGTGGTCAAAGCCAATAAAATCATTCATTATTTTTCCCAAAATCCCAAAAGCAATCCCCTTATTCCTATGATTGCGCTGATTTACAACTACTTCGCCAAAATCGCCTTATTGCATGCCAATAAGTCCATGGGCGATGCAGAATTGGCAAAAATCACAGGTGTAAACCCCTATTTTTTAAAAGAATACAAATCAGCGTCAAAAAACTATCATTTAGGCAAGGTTATTGATTGTTTTGGCTATATTCAAGAAGCTGATTTACGATCTAAAGGCGTAGATTCCGGTGGGATGGATGAAGCAGAGATTCTTCGGGAAATGATATTTAAGATCATGCATTAA
- a CDS encoding tetratricopeptide repeat protein: MSNFEISIKYFKEGKFEEALVQINHCIASDASNLEFYFFRGRVFSRLGNLESALNDFDYLVGMEPYNPTYISDRAVVLHLLKRNQEALEEFDRALNLEPLNPYRYSSRAFFKDRIGDLKGAIEDYEKAIELDPEDAVAYNNKGLVEEKLGYKEKSQKSFKKADELIGYKPTQNTVETDEKSGKNGFPTIGGKTQEKQVQETPKSQKLTVSNYLETLKNVLTDKKTQQEFWDFIKAGFKKRAD; the protein is encoded by the coding sequence GTGAGCAATTTTGAAATTTCAATAAAATACTTCAAGGAAGGAAAATTTGAGGAAGCGCTTGTCCAAATCAATCACTGTATTGCATCAGATGCATCCAATTTGGAATTTTATTTCTTTAGGGGAAGAGTGTTCAGCAGATTGGGAAACCTCGAGTCTGCTTTGAACGACTTCGATTATCTCGTTGGGATGGAACCTTATAATCCCACTTATATCAGTGACCGTGCTGTAGTCCTTCACCTTTTGAAAAGAAATCAGGAAGCACTGGAAGAATTTGACCGGGCATTGAACCTTGAACCGCTTAATCCTTACCGATATTCAAGCCGGGCTTTTTTCAAAGACAGGATCGGAGACCTCAAAGGGGCCATTGAAGATTATGAAAAAGCCATTGAACTAGACCCTGAAGATGCTGTAGCTTATAACAACAAAGGACTTGTAGAGGAAAAATTGGGTTATAAAGAAAAATCCCAAAAGAGTTTCAAAAAAGCCGATGAACTGATTGGTTACAAACCAACTCAAAACACTGTGGAGACGGATGAAAAATCAGGCAAAAACGGATTCCCAACCATTGGTGGAAAAACTCAGGAAAAACAAGTGCAAGAAACTCCTAAAAGCCAAAAACTAACAGTTTCAAATTATTTGGAGACGTTAAAAAACGTCCTGACGGACAAAAAGACACAACAGGAATTTTGGGATTTTATAAAGGCAGGGTTCAAAAAAAGGGCTGATTAG
- a CDS encoding universal stress protein has translation MANYFKILCPTDFSECSLNAIEYAAKLGEKYGADLILFHVPDREDYQKLSAGDSKALDQYAFIQKKLDNLVKTVQEESTSKGLHSCKAVILEGKAVKTILTYAEENQIDLIVMGTEGVNEFKQNYIGTRSSKVVERSEIDVLIIPRRVYFKPPRKFVYATDYLEEDKIAIQKVVEMAKFFNSEIDMVHVSSKEKTIDRGLHQLMIQEIEPFIKYDKVNYVLKSYRDEPGLGLENYLITAKGDILVTLSKKKTWFEQVFTKNLSRKMSYFINKPLLVLKRA, from the coding sequence ATGGCCAATTATTTTAAAATTTTATGCCCAACAGATTTTTCTGAATGTTCCCTGAATGCCATTGAATATGCCGCCAAATTAGGAGAAAAATACGGGGCAGACCTGATCCTTTTTCATGTGCCTGACAGGGAGGATTATCAAAAGCTTTCAGCAGGGGATTCAAAAGCCCTTGATCAATATGCTTTTATTCAAAAAAAACTGGATAACCTCGTAAAGACTGTACAGGAGGAAAGCACTTCAAAAGGATTGCATTCCTGCAAAGCTGTCATTTTGGAGGGAAAGGCTGTAAAAACCATTTTGACCTACGCCGAAGAAAATCAGATTGATCTTATTGTGATGGGAACCGAAGGTGTCAATGAATTTAAACAGAACTATATCGGTACCCGGAGCAGTAAAGTGGTGGAAAGGTCAGAAATTGATGTCCTGATTATTCCAAGGAGAGTTTATTTTAAGCCTCCCAGGAAATTTGTCTATGCTACCGATTATTTGGAAGAAGACAAGATTGCTATACAGAAAGTCGTGGAAATGGCGAAATTTTTCAATAGTGAAATTGACATGGTTCATGTAAGTTCCAAAGAAAAAACGATTGATAGAGGTCTTCACCAGCTCATGATCCAGGAAATTGAGCCTTTTATCAAATACGATAAAGTAAACTATGTATTGAAGTCTTACCGGGATGAACCCGGACTTGGTCTTGAAAATTACCTGATCACCGCAAAAGGAGATATATTGGTAACATTAAGTAAGAAAAAGACCTGGTTTGAACAGGTGTTTACCAAGAATCTTTCTCGAAAAATGTCCTATTTTATCAATAAACCCCTGTTGGTTCTAAAAAGGGCCTAA
- a CDS encoding 2-hydroxyacid dehydrogenase → MGIAIISPGRDVTVWVENIKKLDQKISIQVYPDISDEKEVQAVILWQHPKGILSKFPNLKLICSMGAGVDHILSDESIPQYLPITRIVDGKLTFSMTNYVIMGVLNFHRQIDRYQKDKKRKVWDMSNPEIPITVGIMGVGELGGDVIEKLQFMNIPVAGFGNSPKENLEYPYFDKTKIDEFLASVNVLVCMLPLTAETEGILNIELFRRCNKGTYLINVARGRHLVEEDLLTALDEGFLSGALLDVFHQEPLPPSHPFWDREEITITPHIASVTNPEAASPQIVENYHRMLKHEPLINQIDRIKGY, encoded by the coding sequence ATGGGTATTGCAATTATTTCACCTGGAAGAGATGTAACTGTTTGGGTCGAAAATATAAAAAAATTAGATCAGAAAATAAGTATTCAGGTTTATCCTGACATTTCTGATGAAAAAGAGGTGCAGGCCGTGATTTTATGGCAGCATCCCAAAGGGATTTTGTCCAAGTTTCCCAATCTCAAATTGATTTGTTCTATGGGTGCAGGAGTCGACCATATACTCTCTGATGAAAGTATTCCACAATACCTGCCCATCACCAGAATTGTTGACGGTAAATTGACTTTTTCGATGACAAATTATGTGATTATGGGAGTGCTGAATTTCCATAGGCAGATAGACAGGTATCAAAAGGATAAAAAAAGGAAAGTCTGGGATATGTCTAATCCGGAAATTCCAATCACTGTAGGTATAATGGGTGTAGGAGAATTAGGGGGTGATGTCATTGAAAAACTTCAATTCATGAATATTCCCGTTGCCGGTTTTGGAAACAGTCCGAAGGAGAATTTGGAATATCCTTATTTTGACAAGACAAAAATAGATGAGTTTTTGGCCAGTGTCAATGTCCTTGTTTGTATGTTGCCGCTTACAGCTGAAACCGAAGGGATACTAAATATTGAATTATTCAGGAGATGCAACAAGGGGACTTATTTGATCAATGTAGCGCGAGGAAGGCATCTTGTGGAAGAAGATTTATTGACTGCTTTGGATGAGGGCTTTCTTTCAGGAGCTTTATTGGATGTATTTCACCAGGAGCCTTTGCCCCCAAGCCATCCCTTTTGGGACAGGGAGGAAATTACCATTACACCACATATAGCCAGTGTAACCAATCCGGAGGCTGCTTCTCCTCAAATCGTTGAGAATTATCACAGAATGTTAAAACACGAACCTTTAATCAATCAAATTGATAGGATCAAAGGATATTAA
- a CDS encoding DUF2911 domain-containing protein, whose product MKNKATLFTLIVLFLGFSEMKAQQIQMPQASPAAQISQKVGLTDVSVEYSRPSMKGRKIFGELVPYGQVWRTGANAATILTFSTDVKVEGRNLPAGSYALYSIPGKSSWTIILSKNTKLWGAVGYDASDDVMRFTVKPGKTGQKYETMEINFVDVTDTGASIALKWENTRVKFRIETEVDDIVMAQIKELVIDQEPQNPGLYYQAANYYFTNNKDMNQAYEWIKKSVDADPKYWTMHLKAKIELALGMKKDALESAQKSMEMAREAKNPDYVGLNERLIKSIK is encoded by the coding sequence ATGAAAAACAAAGCCACATTATTCACCCTAATTGTATTGTTTTTGGGTTTTTCAGAAATGAAGGCGCAGCAAATACAGATGCCTCAGGCGAGTCCCGCAGCACAGATCAGTCAGAAAGTAGGACTTACAGATGTATCTGTAGAATACAGTAGACCTAGCATGAAAGGAAGAAAAATTTTTGGAGAGCTGGTGCCTTATGGTCAGGTTTGGAGAACCGGGGCCAATGCTGCTACCATCTTGACATTTTCCACTGATGTGAAGGTAGAAGGCAGAAATTTGCCGGCAGGAAGTTACGCACTGTACTCGATACCTGGAAAATCAAGCTGGACAATCATACTTTCCAAAAACACCAAACTTTGGGGGGCTGTGGGGTATGATGCTTCAGATGATGTAATGCGATTTACCGTGAAGCCTGGCAAAACAGGTCAGAAATATGAAACTATGGAGATCAATTTTGTAGATGTTACGGATACCGGGGCTTCCATTGCACTGAAATGGGAAAATACCAGGGTAAAATTCAGGATTGAAACCGAAGTGGATGATATCGTTATGGCACAGATCAAAGAACTGGTAATCGATCAAGAACCTCAGAATCCAGGGCTTTACTATCAGGCAGCAAACTACTATTTCACCAACAACAAAGACATGAACCAGGCTTATGAATGGATCAAAAAATCTGTAGATGCAGATCCCAAATACTGGACCATGCACCTTAAAGCAAAAATTGAACTGGCTTTGGGAATGAAGAAAGACGCTTTGGAAAGTGCACAGAAATCTATGGAAATGGCTAGAGAGGCCAAAAACCCAGATTATGTGGGATTGAATGAAAGGTTGATCAAATCCATCAAATAA